A single window of Pyxicephalus adspersus chromosome 10, UCB_Pads_2.0, whole genome shotgun sequence DNA harbors:
- the LOC140339362 gene encoding proteoglycan 3-like, with translation MYCLLLILLVGTLYAQEPENCCQDHSKELADSDSQENNCEMNDTLETTSMGNCQLEQCHNVTEEVNKQSGDICPGKSTCHLQAFNCPRGFWWAQRSCKCHRGKLSSVGNSCVNNQVRCVAQRACTNQQYAWIGVWKPGNSCTYKNVDGRGLAYTNFACGQRRTCGVWCVAINLSNGLWYTFNCCTHLPYVCTI, from the exons ATGTATTGTCTACTGCTGATTCTTTTGGTGGGAACCTTATATGCCCAGGAACCAG agaattGCTGTCAAGATCACTCTAAGGAATTAGCAGATTCGGATAGCCAAGAGAACAACTGTGAAATGAATGATACCCTGGAGACTACCTCTATGGGCAATTGCCAGTTGGAGCAATGCCATAATGTCACTGAAGAAGTGAATAAACAATCTGGCGATATTTGTCCAGGCAAAAGCACATGCCACTTACAAGCTTTCAACTGCCCAAGAGGCTTTTGGTGGGCTCAG CGTTCTTGCAAGTGCCACAGAGGAAAACTGAGTTCAGTGGGAAATAGTTGTGTCAATAACCAGGTCAGATGTGTTGCACAGAGAGCATGCACAAACCAGCAATATGCTTGGATCGGAGTGTGGAAACCTGGCAAT tcttgtacatataaaaatgtcGATGGTAGAGGATTGGCCTATACCAACTTTGCTTGTGGACAGCGTCGTACTTGTGGAGTCTGGTGTGTGGCTATTAATTTGTCAA ATGGTCTTTGGTATACTTTCAACTGTTGCACTCACCTGCCCTATGTCTGTACCATCTAA